Proteins encoded together in one Centropristis striata isolate RG_2023a ecotype Rhode Island chromosome 6, C.striata_1.0, whole genome shotgun sequence window:
- the dnaja gene encoding dnaJ homolog subfamily A member 4 yields MVRETGYYDLLGVSPGASQDELKKAYRKLALKYHPDKNPNEGEKFKLISQAYEVLSNPEKRELYDHGGEQAIKEGGMGGGTSPMDMFNMFFGGGGRMQRERRGKNVVHQLSVTLEEMYKSSTRKLGLQKNVICEKCEGYGGKKGTLEKCSSCKGRGVQIKVQQIGPGMIQQIQSMCSDCQGQGEKFSSKDRCKNCNGRKVERKKKILEVHIDKGMRDGQKITFSGEGDQEPGLEPGDVIIVLDQKDHPVFQRKEDDLTMKMNIKLAEALCGFKKTIQTLDDRMLIISSHPGEVIKHNDIKCVQNEGMPIYRDPYERGQLIIHFQVEFPDKYWLPEHLMFQLERLLPPREDVMISDDMEEVNLCEVDERTQQRSSSREAYEEDDESPRSGVQCQTQ; encoded by the exons ATGGTTCGCGAAACCGGCTACTACGATTTACTGGGTGTCAGCCCCGGCGCCTCACAAGATGAACTCAAAAAAGCCTACAGAAAACTCGCGTTGAAATATCACCCCGACAAGAATCCAAATGAAGGAGAGAAG tTCAAGCTTATATCTCAAGCATATGAGGTGCTGTCAAACCCAGAGAAGAGAGAATTGTATGACCATGGAGGAGAACAAGCAATCAAAGAGGGAGGCATGGGTGGAGGAACTTCCCCAATGgacatgttcaacatgttctttggaggtggaggaaggatgcagagggagagaagag GAAAGAATGTTGTCCACCAGCTTAGTGTTACACTGGAGGAGATGTACAAAAGCAGCACGAGGAAACTAGGACTTCAGAAGAATGTAATTTGTGAAAAATGTGAAG GTTATGGTGGTAAGAAAGGTACCTTGGAAAAGTGCTCAAGTTGCAAGGGAAGAGGTGTCCAAATCAAGGTGCAACAGATTGGGCCAGGCATGATTCAGCAGATCCAAAGCATGTGCTCCGACTGCCAGGGACAGGGCGAGAAATTTAGCTCGAAGGACCGCTGCAAAAACTGCAATGGACGCAAAGTAGAACGCAAGAAGAAAATTCTTGAGGTTCACATTGACAAAG GTATGAGAGACGGCCAGAAAATAACATTCAGTGGAGAAGGGGACCAGGAACCTGGACTGGAGCCTGGTGATGTAATCATTGTTCTGGATCAGAAGGATCACCCCGTGTTCCAGAGAAAAGAGGATGATTTGACAATGAAGATGAACATCAAACTCGCTGAGGCCCTGTGTGGTTTCAAGAAGACCATTCAAACACTAGATGACAGAATGCTCATCATCAGCTCACATCCAG GTGAAGTAATAAAGCACAATGACATCAAATGTGTTCAGAATGAGGGTATGCCAATTTATAGGGATCCTTATGAAAGGGGACAGCTTATCATCCATTTCCAG GTGGAATTTCCAGATAAATACTGGCTACCAGAGCATCTAATGTTCCAGCTGGAAAGACTGCTTCCTCCCAGGGAGGATGTGATGATTTCTGATGACATGGAAGAGGTGAATCTCTGTGAGGTGGATGAACGGACACAACAGAGAAGCTCGAGTCGGGAGGCGTATGAGGAAGACGATGAGAGTCCCAGAAGCGGAGTGCAATGTCAGACGCAGTGA
- the rps27l gene encoding 40S ribosomal protein S27-like has protein sequence MPLARDLLHPSIDHERRQHKKKRLVQSPNSYFMDVKCPGCYKITTVFSHAQTVVLCVGCSTVLCQSKGGKARLTEGCSFRRKQH, from the exons ATGCCT ctTGCCAGAGACCTCCTCCACCCTTCTATTGACCATGAAAGAAGACagcataaaaagaaaagactgGTTCAGAGCCCTAACTCATACTTTATGGACGTGAAGTGCCCAG GCTGCTACAAGATAACCACAGTGTTCAGCCATGCACAGACAGTTGTACTCTGTGTGGGATGCTCAACTGTGTTGTGCCAGTCAAAAGGAGGAAAGGCCAGACTGACAGAAG gTTGCTCTTTCAGGAGGAAGCAGCATTAA
- the LOC131973851 gene encoding ras-related protein Rab-8B-like yields MAKTYDYLFKLLLIGDSGVGKTCLLFRFSEDSFNTTFISTIGIDFKIRTIELDGKRVKLQIWDTAGQERFRTITTAYYRGAMGIMLVYDICNEKSFENIKNWIRNIEEHASSDVEKMILGNKCDMTDRRQVSKDRGEKLAIDYGVKFLETSAKSSLNVEEAFYNMGRDILHNLSAKTTDNNAGGSGKPVKITEKKSKKIKFFKCSLL; encoded by the exons ATGGCAAAAACGTACGATTATCTATTCAAACTGTTGCTCATCGGAGACAGCGGAGTCGGCAAGACATGTCTGCTGTTCAGATTCAGCGAGGACTCCTTCAATACCACCTTCATATCCACAATAG GAATAGACTTCAAAATCCGAACCATCGAGCTAGATGGAAAGAGAGTCAAACTCCAAATTTG GGACACTGCAGGGCAGGAGCGGTTTCGCACCATAACTACAGCCTACTACAGAGGAGCAATG GGCATTATGTTGGTCTATGACATTTGCAATGAAAAGTcctttgaaaacataaaaaactggATTAGAAATATTGAGGAG CATGCCTCTTCTGATGTGGAGAAGATGATCTTGGGTAACAAGTGTGACATGACTGACAGGAGACAGGTGTCCAAAGACAGGGGCGAGAAA CTGGCTATTGATTATGGAGTTAAGTTCTTGGAAACCAGTGCAAAGTCTAGCTTAAATGTGGAAGAG GCTTTCTATAACATGGGAAGGGACATATTGCATAATCTGAGCGCAAAGACG ACTGACAACAATGCCGGAGGATCAGGCAAACCAGTCAAGATCACAGAGAAGAAGTCGAAGAAGATAAAATTTTTCAAGTGTTCGCTCCTCTAG